GCCTTAGCAAAAGAAGGAATACATCTCACCCGACCTCCGCATCTTTTTCTCAAACAAAAAGAGTTTTTTCTTGAGCATATCTACCCTCTACTGACGCCCATTGCCATCCATCCAGAACGACAGCCAACGGTGCTGGAACCAGAGCGGCTCCATCTACTTGTACGCCTCAAAAACCGTGAAGAAGAAATATCTCATAGCATAATCCCTTTTCCCAAGCATACAGAACGCTTTCTTTTTGCAGAACAGTACGCCACCCCCCTTGAGACTATCTTAAAAGCTCACTGCCATGATCTATTTCACGGATACGATCTAATAGACACACATCTTTTTTATCTCATTCGCAATGCTGGAATGAACGTTGATGAAGACATTAGTGAGCGATTTCTTCCCCACATGCACGAAATTATTCGCCAACGAAAGCGAAGCTTTTGTACGCGCCTTGATGTAGAAGAGGGAATAGACCCAGAAAGCAGAAAGGTTCTTACGACATATCTTGGAATATCCCGGAATGATTGTGTTGTTACACGAAGCTCTTTTTTGAAAATGCAGGATGTTTTCTCGCTCCAGCATTTCAGAAAACTGAAAAGTCAATTTTTTCCAAATCAACCGCCCTTGCTCCGAAACGATATCCGACAATGCAACTGTTTATTTTCCTATCTCTCAGAAAAAGACATCCTTCTTATTCACCCCTATGAGAGCTATGACACGGTGTTACGCTTTATCGATGAAGCGGCCAAAGATCCGCAGGTTACAGCCGTAAAACAAACCCTGTATCGAACTTCTGCAAAAAGCCCCATAATCGCCTCTTTGAAAGAAGCAGCCCAGCGTGGAAAGAATGTGACGGTTCTCTGTGAAATAAAAGCACGCTTTGATGAAGCACAAAATATTGCATGGGCCCACGAATTGGAAGATGCGGGTATTACCGTTGTATATGGGGTAAAACATCTCAAAACTCACGCAAAGGCAACCTTGGTAATTCGTAAAGAGAAGGGGGGCATTGCCCGCTATGCTCATTTTGGTACAGGAAACTATAACGAAAAAACGGCACGCCTCTATACAGACATTTCACTCCTTACGGCAAACCCAAAACTCTGCGATGATGCAGCAAAACTATTTCATGTGATCACCGGCGCCTCTATGACGCAGCAGTTCTCCTATCTCCGTATGGCCCCCATAGACCTCAA
The sequence above is a segment of the Chitinivibrio alkaliphilus ACht1 genome. Coding sequences within it:
- the ppk1 gene encoding polyphosphate kinase 1; its protein translation is MGATSAFFNRELSQIAFNRRVLELAEDPTVPLMERLGFLAITANNQDEFCKVRLGSLMMLAEKNTTEQDRAGYTIVEQLNAAIEQSHNLLSHMDALYTKNLGPALAKEGIHLTRPPHLFLKQKEFFLEHIYPLLTPIAIHPERQPTVLEPERLHLLVRLKNREEEISHSIIPFPKHTERFLFAEQYATPLETILKAHCHDLFHGYDLIDTHLFYLIRNAGMNVDEDISERFLPHMHEIIRQRKRSFCTRLDVEEGIDPESRKVLTTYLGISRNDCVVTRSSFLKMQDVFSLQHFRKLKSQFFPNQPPLLRNDIRQCNCLFSYLSEKDILLIHPYESYDTVLRFIDEAAKDPQVTAVKQTLYRTSAKSPIIASLKEAAQRGKNVTVLCEIKARFDEAQNIAWAHELEDAGITVVYGVKHLKTHAKATLVIRKEKGGIARYAHFGTGNYNEKTARLYTDISLLTANPKLCDDAAKLFHVITGASMTQQFSYLRMAPIDLKKTLRQLIRQEASNAQKGGIGKIEAKVNSLSDPEIINDLYEASQKGVEIQLNVRGICLLRPQIANLSENITVISILGRYLEHARLFCFHANGSPRYYISSADWMPRNQERRIEHMVPILSKECTQKLRRYLDTLFSEHTTGWFLSGKDGTYARRKDQTTFDCQEKIYHEIITEYTSSEYSTPLLFDPHTARK